In Anaerolineales bacterium, the following are encoded in one genomic region:
- a CDS encoding cation:proton antiporter → MQHVPELLVNISVALGAAFIGGLIARRLGLPAILGYLLAGIAIGPFTPGFAGDTQTILDLAELGVIFLMFGVGLHFSFADLWRVRSIAVPGAIGQLLLATLIGFLLSQVWGLSVGASIVIGLAISIASTVVLLRNLMDRNLLNTHAGQVAVGWLVMEDLATILILILMPALAPQGGQFEWNQLFMTLFKAGIFVALMFLVGKHFFPWLLNFIAHTRSRELFILAVLFISLGTALGAAELFGVSLALGAFAAGAIVSESPQSYQVGADVLPFQEAFAVVFFVSVGMLVNPAFLIAHWMEVVALTLLVVVGKAIITLGLGMLIKGPAHAFLVVAAGLSQIGEFSFIVGQAGLQLGMLTSNEYSLILAAALISITINPALFTFIEPVEKWLRNIPWLWQRLNRQASFTDEPVELEEGAAPVVIVGYGRVGKHLLRVLKRLEIPLLIIETDAEMVSELNEMGIPTIYGDAANSEVLLHAGLKKAKAMVVTLPEEAATEIIVAAAHRANPDLPIIARAATAENIEQLTKLGAKHVIQPELEGGLEMVRHTLLQLGFPRREVDSYAEEVRHKHYEFEDENRREHMLLRNLLRAAGEMEITWYTLGEENNSIIGHNLAESDLRGRTGASIVAIIRGGKLIPNPKSTTMFIAGDRIGAIGEAEHLEALEALLNVNQ, encoded by the coding sequence ATGCAACATGTGCCTGAACTCCTGGTTAATATCTCGGTGGCCCTGGGGGCTGCCTTCATTGGCGGGCTGATCGCCCGCCGCCTGGGTTTGCCCGCCATTCTTGGCTATCTGCTGGCGGGCATCGCCATTGGCCCTTTTACTCCCGGGTTCGCCGGGGATACCCAAACCATCCTGGACCTGGCCGAACTGGGCGTCATCTTCCTCATGTTCGGCGTGGGCTTGCATTTCTCTTTCGCCGATCTGTGGCGCGTGCGCAGCATCGCTGTCCCCGGCGCCATTGGCCAACTGCTGCTGGCGACCCTGATCGGTTTCCTGCTCAGCCAGGTCTGGGGGCTGTCGGTGGGCGCCAGCATCGTCATTGGCTTGGCGATTTCCATCGCCAGTACGGTGGTCCTGCTGCGCAACCTGATGGACCGCAATCTGCTCAATACGCATGCCGGCCAAGTGGCGGTGGGCTGGCTGGTGATGGAAGACCTGGCCACCATCCTGATCCTGATCCTGATGCCCGCCCTGGCCCCGCAAGGCGGCCAGTTCGAGTGGAACCAGCTGTTCATGACCCTCTTCAAAGCCGGCATCTTCGTGGCCCTCATGTTCCTGGTGGGCAAGCATTTCTTCCCCTGGCTGCTCAACTTCATCGCCCATACCCGCTCGCGTGAGCTCTTCATCTTGGCGGTGCTGTTCATCTCGCTGGGTACCGCCCTGGGGGCGGCCGAGCTGTTCGGCGTCTCGCTGGCGCTGGGCGCCTTCGCCGCCGGCGCCATCGTCAGCGAATCGCCGCAGAGCTACCAGGTCGGCGCGGATGTGCTGCCCTTTCAGGAAGCCTTTGCGGTCGTCTTTTTTGTTTCCGTCGGCATGTTGGTTAACCCAGCCTTCCTGATCGCCCATTGGATGGAGGTGGTGGCCCTGACCCTGCTGGTGGTGGTGGGTAAAGCCATCATCACCCTGGGCCTGGGCATGCTGATTAAAGGCCCGGCCCACGCCTTCCTGGTGGTGGCGGCTGGCCTCAGCCAGATCGGCGAGTTTTCCTTTATCGTCGGCCAGGCTGGCCTGCAGCTGGGCATGCTCACATCCAACGAGTATTCGCTGATCTTGGCCGCTGCCTTGATTTCCATCACGATCAACCCGGCGCTGTTCACGTTCATCGAGCCGGTTGAGAAGTGGCTGCGCAACATCCCCTGGTTGTGGCAGCGACTTAACCGCCAGGCGAGCTTCACGGATGAGCCTGTCGAGCTGGAAGAAGGCGCCGCGCCGGTGGTGATCGTGGGTTACGGCCGGGTGGGCAAGCACCTGCTGCGTGTGCTGAAACGCCTGGAAATTCCCTTGCTGATCATTGAGACTGACGCGGAAATGGTCAGCGAGTTGAACGAGATGGGCATCCCCACCATCTATGGCGACGCGGCCAATTCCGAGGTGCTGCTGCACGCCGGGCTGAAGAAGGCCAAGGCGATGGTGGTCACCTTGCCCGAAGAGGCCGCCACCGAGATCATCGTGGCCGCCGCGCACCGCGCCAACCCGGACCTGCCGATCATCGCCCGGGCGGCCACTGCCGAGAACATCGAGCAGCTCACCAAGCTGGGCGCCAAGCACGTCATCCAGCCGGAGCTGGAAGGCGGGCTGGAGATGGTGCGCCATACGCTGCTGCAGCTGGGTTTCCCGCGCCGCGAGGTGGACAGCTACGCCGAGGAAGTGCGCCACAAGCATTACGAGTTTGAGGACGAAAACCGCCGCGAGCACATGTTGCTGCGCAACTTGCTGCGCGCCGCCGGCGAAATGGAGATCACCTGGTATACGCTGGGCGAGGAGAACAACTCCATCATCGGCCACAACCTGGCCGAGAGCGACCTGCGCGGCCGCACCGGCGCTTCGATCGTGGCCATCATTCGGGGTGGCAAACTGATTCCTAACCCCAAGTCGACCACCATGTTCATCGCCGGAGACCGCATTGGGGCGATCGGCGAGGCTGAGCACCTTGAGGCGTTGGAAGCCTTGTTGAACGTCAATCAGTGA
- a CDS encoding NAD/NADP octopine/nopaline dehydrogenase family protein — MSKKVAKKTRYTVVGAGHGGKAMAAHLAIMGFAVTLYNRNPDHIAAIQRRGGIDLEPDDRGPEGFGELKLATSDMAAALKNADVIMVVVPSSAHIDIATLAAPHLKDGQIVVLNPGRTCGALEFYQTIRAHGCTADVTIAEAETLIYASRSDGPAQARIFRIKEAVPLAAFPAKRTQAVLDALASAYPQFIDGVNVLHTGLNNMGAIFHPALTVLNAGRIESTHGDYEFYIEGVTPSVARVLEVLDRERVTVASALGIRARTAMEWLQQAYSSTGADLLEAIHNQQGYHGIKAPSTVNHRYVTEDVPMSLVPITSFGQRYGVSVRGMDAMIRMASFMHRTDYWHRGRTLDKLNLGQLSVSELTHFVNEGPEGLAAT, encoded by the coding sequence ATGAGCAAAAAAGTTGCCAAGAAGACTCGCTACACTGTAGTTGGCGCCGGCCACGGCGGCAAAGCCATGGCCGCTCACTTGGCCATCATGGGTTTCGCGGTGACCCTCTACAACCGCAACCCCGACCATATCGCCGCCATCCAGCGCCGGGGCGGCATTGACCTGGAGCCGGATGACCGCGGGCCGGAAGGTTTTGGCGAACTCAAGCTGGCCACCTCCGACATGGCGGCCGCGCTCAAGAACGCCGATGTGATCATGGTCGTGGTGCCTTCCAGCGCCCACATCGACATCGCCACCCTGGCCGCCCCGCACCTGAAGGATGGCCAGATCGTGGTGCTCAACCCCGGGCGCACCTGCGGCGCATTGGAGTTCTATCAAACCATCCGCGCTCACGGCTGCACGGCCGATGTGACCATCGCCGAGGCCGAGACGCTGATCTATGCCAGTCGTTCAGACGGCCCGGCGCAGGCGCGTATTTTCCGCATTAAAGAGGCCGTGCCGCTGGCCGCTTTTCCCGCCAAGCGCACCCAGGCGGTGTTGGATGCGCTGGCCAGCGCCTATCCGCAGTTCATTGACGGCGTCAATGTGCTGCACACCGGCCTGAACAACATGGGCGCCATCTTCCACCCGGCGCTGACCGTGCTCAACGCCGGGCGCATCGAATCAACCCATGGCGATTACGAGTTCTACATCGAAGGTGTCACGCCTTCGGTGGCCCGCGTGCTGGAGGTGCTGGACCGTGAGCGCGTCACCGTCGCCTCGGCTCTGGGCATCCGCGCCCGCACCGCCATGGAGTGGCTGCAGCAGGCTTACAGCTCCACTGGGGCGGACCTGCTGGAGGCGATCCACAACCAGCAGGGCTACCACGGCATTAAGGCCCCCAGTACGGTCAACCACCGCTATGTGACCGAAGACGTGCCGATGAGCCTGGTGCCGATCACTTCCTTCGGCCAGCGCTATGGGGTCTCGGTGCGCGGCATGGACGCCATGATTCGCATGGCTTCCTTTATGCACCGTACGGACTACTGGCACCGCGGCCGCACGCTGGACAAGCTCAACCTGGGCCAGTTGAGCGTCAGTGAGTTGACCCACTTCGTCAACGAAGGGCCGGAAGGTTTAGCGGCCACTTAA
- a CDS encoding cobalamin B12-binding domain-containing protein has protein sequence MANSASKQKTVVAGALGECVHVAGVSNFLRLAQQAGWRTVFLGPAVPIERMLAVAREEKADLVGVSYRLTPETGERLLAEFAEEADELHSAGVQFAFAGTPPVVERADKLGFFAASFDGTESMDEVLAFLHGEQAGPASEADFPQTTVGRIQWKQPYPLIRHHFGLPTMEETVAGIQQIAEARALDVISIGTDQDAQENFFHPERQNPRRRGAGGVPVRSADDFRALYAASRHGNFPLLRTYTGTDDFLKLAEMFMETINMAWAAIPLFWFNKMDGRGPWDLQGSLREHQELMSWYGERDIPVELNEAHHWGMRDAPDAIFCVALYLAAYNAKAYGVHDHIVQMMFNSPPGLSDTMDLAKMLAGLELVSELEDKDFRVWRQTRTGLLSYPVDIEASRGHLAASVYLQMQLKPHIIHIVGHTEADHAATAGEVIAASQMGRRAIENALRGLPDATHDPLIVTRKQELVAEARLLLDAIRKLAAPGVQDPLADAATLSAAVETGILDAPQLGNNPHGRGQIRTTFDERGACISVDPETGKPITEKQRLNALAQGARSAL, from the coding sequence ATGGCGAATTCAGCCTCCAAACAAAAAACCGTGGTCGCCGGCGCCCTGGGTGAGTGCGTGCATGTAGCCGGCGTGTCCAATTTTCTGCGCTTGGCACAGCAGGCTGGCTGGCGCACCGTCTTCTTGGGCCCGGCTGTGCCCATCGAACGCATGCTGGCGGTGGCGCGGGAGGAGAAAGCCGACCTGGTCGGCGTATCCTACCGGCTGACGCCGGAGACCGGTGAGCGCTTGCTGGCCGAGTTCGCCGAGGAAGCCGACGAACTGCACAGCGCCGGGGTGCAGTTCGCCTTTGCCGGCACGCCCCCGGTAGTGGAGCGCGCCGACAAGCTGGGTTTCTTCGCCGCCAGCTTTGACGGCACCGAAAGCATGGACGAAGTCCTCGCTTTCCTGCATGGCGAACAGGCCGGCCCGGCCAGCGAGGCCGACTTCCCGCAGACCACGGTGGGCCGCATCCAATGGAAGCAGCCCTACCCGCTGATCCGCCACCATTTCGGCCTACCCACCATGGAAGAGACGGTCGCGGGCATCCAGCAGATCGCCGAGGCGCGTGCCCTGGATGTGATTTCGATCGGCACTGACCAGGACGCCCAGGAGAATTTCTTCCACCCCGAGCGCCAGAACCCGCGCCGCCGCGGCGCGGGTGGCGTGCCGGTGCGCAGCGCTGACGATTTCCGCGCCCTGTATGCGGCCAGCCGCCACGGCAACTTCCCCCTGCTGCGCACCTACACCGGCACCGACGACTTCCTCAAGCTGGCTGAGATGTTCATGGAAACCATCAATATGGCCTGGGCTGCCATCCCGCTCTTCTGGTTCAACAAGATGGACGGCCGCGGCCCCTGGGACCTGCAAGGTTCACTGCGAGAGCACCAGGAGCTGATGAGTTGGTACGGTGAGCGGGATATCCCCGTCGAACTCAACGAAGCGCACCACTGGGGCATGCGTGACGCGCCGGATGCCATTTTCTGCGTGGCCCTCTACCTGGCAGCCTACAACGCCAAAGCCTATGGGGTGCACGACCACATCGTGCAGATGATGTTCAACAGCCCGCCCGGCCTCTCCGACACGATGGACCTGGCCAAGATGTTGGCCGGTCTGGAGTTGGTCTCTGAACTGGAAGACAAAGACTTCCGCGTGTGGCGCCAGACGCGCACCGGCCTGCTCAGCTACCCGGTGGATATTGAAGCTTCGCGCGGCCACCTGGCCGCAAGCGTCTATTTGCAGATGCAGCTCAAGCCGCACATCATTCACATCGTCGGCCACACCGAGGCCGACCACGCCGCCACCGCCGGCGAGGTGATCGCCGCCAGCCAAATGGGACGCCGCGCCATCGAGAACGCCCTGCGCGGCCTGCCAGATGCCACGCATGACCCGCTGATCGTCACCCGCAAGCAAGAACTGGTGGCCGAGGCGCGCCTGCTGCTGGACGCCATCCGCAAGCTGGCCGCGCCGGGTGTGCAGGACCCGCTGGCTGACGCGGCCACCCTGTCCGCCGCGGTGGAAACCGGCATCTTGGACGCGCCGCAGCTGGGCAACAACCCGCACGGCCGCGGCCAAATCCGCACCACTTTCGACGAGCGCGGGGCCTGCATCAGCGTGGACCCCGAGACCGGCAAACCGATCACAGAGAAACAGCGCCTGAACGCTTTGGCGCAGGGAGCAAGGAGTGCGCTATGA